From the genome of Verrucomicrobiota bacterium, one region includes:
- a CDS encoding fibronectin type III domain-containing protein, giving the protein MTYAIVSSAKSPRGARMFEVQYCLGDTSVPANWKLGTQHSYCHKIKIAGLERGKDYAFRIHAIGQDGPGPWSEVVVFMPS; this is encoded by the coding sequence ATGACTTATGCTATAGTTTCCAGCGCCAAAAGCCCGCGCGGGGCGCGCATGTTCGAGGTGCAATATTGCCTGGGCGATACGTCCGTGCCCGCCAATTGGAAGCTCGGCACGCAGCACAGCTACTGCCACAAAATTAAGATTGCCGGCCTGGAGCGCGGCAAGGACTACGCGTTCCGCATCCATGCCATTGGCCAAGACGGCCCCGGCCCATGGTCGGAGGTGGTCGTTTTTATGCCGTCTTGA